The Rhodocytophaga rosea genome has a segment encoding these proteins:
- a CDS encoding DUF2264 domain-containing protein, giving the protein MIRRSFLQALSLSSLASFSDNKIPLLKQENDREYWLSVLTKLANPVLESLSKGQLKAKMPVEAKPGQEQSRREVTYLEAFGRLLVGMAPWLELGPDDSKEGKLRQQYISLAQQSMVQAVNPGSADYMNFTKGGQPLVDAAFLAHALLRAPTQLWSKLDNSTQQDLINALQSTRVIKPGYNNWLLFSAMVEAALLKFSGKWDAMRVDYAIRQHMAWYKGDGMYGDGPDFHFDYYNSYVIQPMLLDILATMEENGQGNKEIYALVFKRAQRYAAIQERLISPEGTFPPTGRSLTYRFGAFQLLAQVALMKALPTEITPAQVRSALTAVIRKCIEAPGTFDQQGWLRIGLYGSQPGIGEGYISTGSLYLCTAGMLPLGLKPDDEFWASPAADWTAKKVWKGVDVQADKALY; this is encoded by the coding sequence ATGATCAGGCGGAGCTTTTTACAGGCATTGTCGCTTTCCAGCCTGGCTAGCTTTTCTGACAACAAAATTCCTCTGCTCAAACAAGAGAACGATCGGGAATACTGGCTCAGTGTACTTACTAAGCTTGCGAATCCAGTACTTGAGTCGTTGAGCAAAGGTCAGCTTAAAGCAAAAATGCCGGTGGAAGCTAAACCAGGACAAGAGCAATCCAGGCGGGAAGTAACTTACCTGGAAGCGTTTGGAAGATTGTTGGTCGGTATGGCTCCCTGGCTGGAATTAGGTCCGGATGATTCCAAAGAAGGCAAACTCCGTCAACAGTATATTTCACTGGCGCAGCAATCCATGGTTCAGGCTGTGAATCCAGGTTCGGCCGATTATATGAATTTCACCAAAGGCGGACAGCCCCTGGTAGATGCTGCCTTTCTGGCACATGCTCTATTACGGGCACCCACTCAATTGTGGAGTAAACTGGATAATAGTACCCAGCAGGATCTGATCAATGCATTACAATCTACCAGAGTTATCAAGCCTGGATATAATAACTGGCTGCTTTTTAGTGCGATGGTAGAAGCCGCCTTGCTCAAATTCTCCGGAAAATGGGATGCCATGCGGGTAGATTATGCCATCCGGCAACATATGGCCTGGTACAAAGGAGATGGGATGTATGGCGATGGACCTGATTTTCATTTTGATTACTACAATAGTTATGTGATACAACCTATGTTACTGGATATTCTGGCCACTATGGAAGAAAATGGCCAGGGGAATAAAGAAATCTATGCACTGGTTTTCAAACGGGCACAGCGGTATGCCGCCATACAAGAACGGTTAATTTCACCGGAAGGTACTTTTCCGCCCACCGGAAGGTCCCTGACTTACCGTTTCGGTGCTTTTCAGTTATTGGCACAAGTAGCACTCATGAAAGCATTACCTACTGAAATCACGCCAGCACAAGTAAGAAGCGCCCTCACAGCGGTTATCCGAAAATGTATAGAGGCTCCAGGCACATTCGATCAGCAGGGATGGCTGCGGATAGGTTTGTATGGAAGCCAGCCCGGAATTGGAGAGGGCTATATATCCACCGGCAGTTTATATTTGTGTACAGCAGGTATGCTTCCATTAGGCTTGAAACCTGATGATGAATTCTGGGCATCTCCAGCTGCCGACTGGACAGCCAAAAAAGTATGGAAAGGTGTGGATGTTCAGGCAGATAAAGCCTTATACTAA
- the proS gene encoding proline--tRNA ligase, whose amino-acid sequence MSKGLPKRSEDYSQWYNELVKRADLAENSPVRGCMVIKPYGFSIWEKMQAALDQMFKATGHTNAYFPIFIPKSYLSKEASHVEGFAKECAVITHYRLKNAPDGSGVIVDPEAKLEEELIVRPTSETVIWSTYKNWIQSYRDLPLLLNQWANVVRWEMRTRLFLRTTEFLWQEGHTAHATAKEAEEETIQMLNVYADFAENFMAVPVIKGVKTPSERFAGAVDTYCIEALMQDGKALQSGTSHFLGQNFAKAFDVKFASKEGKLDFVWGTSWGASTRLMGALIMTHSDDEGLILPPKLAPIQVVIVPIFKNADQLATISEKASQLKKELLAKGISVKYDDRDTQTPGYKFADYELKGVPVRIAIGPRDLENGTAEVARRDTKEKKVYPMNELVSQVETLLQDIQQNIYQKALAFREANTTQVNTYAEFKEVLDNKGGFIFAHWDGTAETEEKIKEETKATIRCIPLNNEQEEGICMYSGQPSWQRVIFARAY is encoded by the coding sequence ATGAGTAAGGGACTACCTAAAAGAAGTGAAGATTATTCGCAGTGGTACAACGAGTTAGTGAAAAGAGCAGACCTGGCTGAAAACTCACCGGTTAGAGGCTGTATGGTCATTAAACCCTATGGTTTTTCCATCTGGGAAAAGATGCAGGCTGCCCTGGATCAGATGTTTAAAGCCACCGGTCATACCAATGCGTATTTTCCTATTTTTATACCAAAATCTTACCTGAGCAAAGAAGCCAGCCATGTAGAGGGATTTGCAAAAGAATGTGCTGTAATTACCCACTACCGTTTAAAGAATGCACCTGATGGAAGCGGGGTTATCGTAGATCCCGAAGCCAAACTGGAAGAAGAACTGATTGTCCGCCCTACTTCTGAAACGGTAATTTGGAGTACCTATAAAAACTGGATACAGTCCTACCGGGATCTGCCTTTATTGCTCAACCAGTGGGCTAATGTAGTTCGCTGGGAAATGCGTACCCGCTTGTTTCTGAGAACAACCGAATTTTTGTGGCAGGAAGGGCATACCGCCCATGCAACGGCTAAAGAAGCAGAAGAAGAAACCATTCAAATGCTGAATGTATATGCTGATTTTGCAGAAAACTTCATGGCCGTTCCTGTAATTAAAGGTGTAAAAACGCCCAGCGAACGTTTTGCCGGCGCTGTAGATACATATTGCATAGAAGCGCTTATGCAGGATGGAAAGGCATTGCAATCCGGTACATCCCATTTTTTAGGCCAGAACTTTGCCAAAGCTTTTGATGTAAAATTTGCCAGCAAAGAAGGCAAACTGGACTTTGTATGGGGAACCTCCTGGGGAGCAAGTACCCGGTTAATGGGCGCCCTGATCATGACGCATTCTGATGATGAAGGTCTGATATTGCCTCCAAAATTGGCGCCTATTCAGGTAGTGATTGTGCCTATCTTCAAAAATGCCGATCAGCTGGCGACAATTTCAGAAAAAGCCAGTCAGCTCAAAAAAGAGTTGCTCGCCAAAGGCATCAGTGTAAAATACGATGACCGGGATACACAGACACCTGGCTATAAATTTGCCGATTATGAACTGAAAGGCGTACCAGTGCGGATTGCGATTGGTCCCAGGGATCTGGAAAATGGCACTGCTGAAGTAGCCAGAAGAGATACCAAAGAGAAAAAAGTATATCCTATGAATGAGCTGGTAAGCCAGGTAGAAACACTCTTGCAGGACATTCAGCAGAATATTTATCAGAAGGCCCTCGCTTTCCGTGAAGCCAACACTACCCAAGTGAACACTTATGCTGAATTTAAAGAGGTGCTGGACAATAAAGGTGGTTTTATATTTGCCCATTGGGATGGAACAGCCGAAACCGAAGAGAAAATCAAGGAAGAAACCAAAGCGACTATCCGGTGTATTCCTCTGAATAATGAGCAGGAAGAGGGTATCTGTATGTATTCTGGTCAACCTTCCTGGCAGCGGGTTATTTTCGCCAGAGCTTATTGA
- a CDS encoding OmpP1/FadL family transporter, which translates to MKYRISGLLAALLFPLYFVSAQTADDALLFSGTSVNGTARFQGLGGAQTALGADISSISGNPAGLGFFRKSEWSITPSLSFSNNPSTYLGNTTSDGKGNFNIANLGLVFASPKDDIIGGKWRGGAFGISFNRINSFQNQFAYEGVNNVNSLTDAFVQQANGIPHADFIDDVAPARLQLAYQTYLINPYSDDDNETEYFSSVGADQNGNPFPVRQRETVNYNGARYQWNFSYGGNYDDKLYFGASLGLSRIRYGITNTYKENVLADRNDMILDNFTLTEEVDVAGTGINVSGGIIYKPNDIIRFGASIVSPTYYWQLTDNFRPTITANYEYTENLGEDVDLNQTQSIDNIEPYEYKLTTPMSASAGIAVFAGKSGFISADVTYSTFNSMRFNTENGGDDFSETNQYIRSNYQPAITARIGGEFRKDIFRLRAGFVYQGEAFKERLDNLDRTRLNFTAGAGVRLEDFYIDFAVVHSRYNSGYTPYTYNPAPSVTTKNRITNGIFSFGMFF; encoded by the coding sequence ATGAAATATAGAATATCAGGGCTATTGGCAGCCCTATTATTTCCACTATACTTTGTTTCAGCACAAACAGCCGATGATGCCCTATTATTTTCAGGAACATCGGTAAATGGTACTGCCAGGTTTCAGGGTTTAGGTGGCGCACAAACCGCCTTAGGAGCAGATATCAGTTCTATTTCGGGCAATCCGGCCGGTTTGGGTTTTTTCCGTAAATCAGAATGGAGCATTACGCCCAGTTTGAGCTTTTCTAATAACCCATCTACTTATCTGGGTAATACTACTTCTGATGGAAAAGGGAATTTCAATATAGCCAACCTGGGACTTGTGTTTGCCAGCCCTAAAGATGACATTATTGGAGGAAAATGGAGAGGTGGTGCTTTCGGTATTAGTTTTAACCGCATAAACAGCTTTCAGAACCAGTTTGCCTATGAAGGAGTAAACAATGTAAATTCTCTTACAGATGCATTTGTACAACAAGCGAATGGTATTCCTCATGCCGATTTCATAGATGATGTGGCTCCTGCAAGGCTTCAGCTGGCGTATCAAACTTATCTGATCAATCCTTATTCAGACGATGATAACGAAACTGAATATTTCAGCTCAGTAGGGGCAGATCAGAATGGCAATCCTTTCCCAGTCAGGCAACGGGAAACGGTGAATTACAATGGTGCGCGTTATCAGTGGAATTTTTCGTATGGCGGTAATTATGATGATAAACTGTACTTTGGCGCTTCCTTAGGCTTATCGAGAATCCGGTATGGAATTACTAATACCTACAAAGAAAATGTGCTTGCTGACCGCAACGATATGATCCTGGATAATTTTACACTCACTGAAGAAGTAGATGTAGCCGGTACAGGTATTAATGTTTCTGGTGGTATTATATACAAACCCAATGATATTATCCGATTTGGTGCTTCTATTGTAAGCCCTACCTATTACTGGCAACTGACAGATAATTTCCGGCCAACGATTACTGCCAATTATGAATACACAGAGAATCTAGGTGAAGATGTAGATCTCAATCAGACTCAAAGTATTGATAATATTGAGCCGTATGAATACAAACTCACTACTCCTATGAGTGCTTCTGCCGGTATTGCCGTGTTTGCCGGAAAAAGTGGTTTTATTTCAGCAGATGTTACCTACAGCACGTTTAATTCTATGCGTTTTAATACGGAGAATGGAGGAGATGATTTTAGTGAAACTAATCAATATATCCGGAGTAATTATCAGCCTGCCATTACGGCCAGAATTGGAGGCGAATTCCGGAAAGACATCTTCAGGCTCAGAGCCGGATTTGTTTATCAGGGAGAAGCTTTCAAAGAGAGACTAGATAATTTAGACAGAACCCGATTAAATTTTACAGCAGGTGCGGGTGTACGGCTCGAAGATTTTTATATAGATTTTGCTGTGGTGCATAGCCGGTATAATAGTGGCTATACTCCTTATACATACAATCCTGCTCCTTCTGTTACTACTAAAAACCGGATTACCAATGGCATATTCAGTTTTGGTATGTTCTTTTAA
- a CDS encoding shikimate kinase yields the protein MRIYLVGMPGSGKSTMGKALARLLQYTFIDLDDRIISQEGMSIAQIFEQKGENYFREAEKQALQATFEEQNILVATGGGTPCFFDNMEQINAQGTSIFLNIPLKQIAGRLSPEKNKKIIRPLFDGKSEEQIKESLQLMWEKRFPFYKQAHLHITSPQTKPEKVMEMLLKTNY from the coding sequence ATGAGAATTTATCTGGTAGGTATGCCTGGCTCCGGGAAATCAACAATGGGTAAAGCGCTTGCCCGTTTACTGCAATACACTTTCATTGATTTAGATGACCGGATCATTAGTCAGGAGGGCATGTCTATTGCCCAGATTTTTGAACAGAAAGGCGAAAACTATTTCAGGGAAGCAGAAAAACAGGCATTGCAAGCAACCTTTGAAGAGCAAAATATTCTGGTGGCTACGGGTGGAGGTACTCCCTGCTTTTTTGATAACATGGAGCAAATTAATGCACAGGGCACCAGTATATTTCTGAATATTCCTCTGAAGCAGATTGCCGGCAGATTGTCGCCTGAAAAAAATAAAAAGATAATCCGGCCATTATTTGATGGTAAAAGTGAAGAGCAGATCAAAGAAAGTCTTCAGCTGATGTGGGAAAAGCGTTTTCCATTTTATAAACAGGCGCACCTTCATATCACGTCACCACAAACCAAGCCTGAAAAAGTAATGGAAATGCTGTTAAAAACAAATTACTGA
- a CDS encoding ABC transporter permease produces MLKFILKRFAYGFLVIGGVLIVVFFLFHALPGDPISMMAGQRTDEATKQAIAREFGLDQSLPQQLVHYVKDLSPIATYEDTPENQAKYNYTSLFPVGGNQVLVLKAPYLRRSFQTNKRVSEIIIENLEGTLWLALVSMIFATVLGIVFGLIAALKQNTFWDHTLISLSVIGISAPSFVAAIIISMVFGYYLADYTGLNMTGQLWVNDPLEGRKLMLKNIILPAFTLGIRPLAIITQLTRSSMLDVMSQDYIRTARAKGLHYYRVVVKHALKNALNPVITAVSGWLASLMAGAFFIEYIFNWKGLGWVTIKSVETKDFPVVMGATLFVALIFVVVNIVVDVLYGAIDPGFAWVTNRTIILY; encoded by the coding sequence ATGTTAAAATTTATACTCAAACGATTTGCATACGGATTCCTGGTTATCGGAGGCGTATTGATCGTTGTCTTTTTTCTATTCCATGCCTTACCTGGTGATCCTATTTCCATGATGGCTGGCCAGCGTACAGATGAAGCTACCAAACAAGCTATTGCCCGGGAATTTGGCCTCGATCAGTCGCTGCCACAGCAGCTGGTACATTATGTAAAAGATCTCTCTCCCATTGCTACCTACGAAGATACACCTGAAAACCAGGCCAAATACAATTATACCTCCTTGTTTCCGGTTGGTGGCAATCAGGTGTTGGTATTAAAAGCGCCTTATTTACGCCGCTCCTTTCAGACCAATAAAAGAGTAAGTGAAATTATCATCGAAAACTTAGAAGGCACTTTGTGGCTGGCTCTGGTATCCATGATATTTGCGACTGTGCTGGGTATTGTTTTCGGCCTGATTGCCGCATTAAAGCAAAATACTTTCTGGGACCACACCTTAATCAGCCTTTCGGTAATTGGAATTTCTGCACCTTCTTTTGTGGCGGCTATTATTATTTCTATGGTATTTGGGTATTACTTAGCCGATTATACCGGCCTGAACATGACAGGCCAGTTATGGGTAAATGATCCGCTTGAGGGACGCAAACTGATGTTGAAAAATATCATTCTACCTGCATTTACTTTAGGTATCCGTCCGCTGGCAATTATTACGCAACTCACCCGTAGTTCAATGCTGGATGTGATGTCGCAGGATTATATCCGTACGGCCAGAGCTAAAGGATTGCATTATTACAGAGTAGTTGTAAAACATGCCCTGAAAAATGCATTGAACCCGGTGATCACCGCTGTTTCCGGATGGCTTGCTTCACTGATGGCCGGTGCTTTCTTTATCGAATATATTTTTAACTGGAAGGGCCTGGGATGGGTAACGATCAAGTCTGTAGAAACCAAGGATTTTCCGGTAGTAATGGGTGCTACACTTTTTGTGGCGCTGATATTTGTTGTCGTAAATATAGTGGTGGATGTGCTATATGGCGCAATAGATCCCGGATTCGCCTGGGTGACTAATAGAACTATTATTTTATACTAA
- a CDS encoding BT_3928 family protein, with the protein MYFLTQIARYFVGVLFIFSGLIKLNDPVGTQIKLEEYFEVFATDVPALAGLFHGLIPLALYLSVILCVLEVVLGIALLIKYKLQTTLWVLLLLTLFFTFLTFYSAYFNRVTDCGCFGDAIKLTPWQSFSKDIVLLVLILLLFSQRKALAEETTGRTKTAWMGISLVACIAIAGYAITYMPIIDFLPYKKGASLPALMQPSEQLKYAYKMEKQGEQFEFEQYPTDTTYVFKEMVLLNPEAQPKVTDYAVWNNEGDYTKQTFEGNKLLILIQNVEKTNVNAIAEINSLVKSLKGANIEPIILTSADEATFEAFRHELQLGVPYYFTDATVMKSMSRTNPGLILMKNGNIKGKWPAASLPDAEKIKELVAG; encoded by the coding sequence ATGTATTTTCTCACACAGATTGCCCGGTATTTTGTGGGCGTATTATTTATTTTTTCAGGTTTAATCAAATTAAACGATCCGGTAGGTACACAAATTAAACTGGAAGAATACTTTGAAGTGTTTGCTACGGATGTACCAGCGCTTGCCGGACTTTTTCATGGCCTGATTCCACTCGCACTTTATTTATCTGTAATCCTGTGTGTACTGGAGGTAGTGCTTGGTATAGCGCTGCTGATCAAATACAAATTGCAGACAACCTTGTGGGTATTATTGTTACTTACGTTATTTTTTACCTTTCTTACCTTCTATTCTGCTTATTTCAACCGGGTGACTGATTGTGGTTGCTTTGGAGATGCCATTAAACTAACGCCCTGGCAATCTTTCAGTAAAGACATTGTATTGCTGGTTTTAATTCTGCTCTTATTTAGCCAGCGAAAAGCGTTGGCTGAGGAAACTACCGGGAGAACAAAAACGGCCTGGATGGGTATTTCTCTAGTGGCTTGTATTGCCATTGCTGGGTATGCGATTACGTATATGCCTATTATTGATTTTCTGCCTTATAAAAAAGGAGCCAGTTTGCCGGCCTTGATGCAGCCTAGTGAGCAATTAAAGTATGCCTATAAGATGGAGAAGCAAGGGGAGCAGTTTGAATTTGAGCAATACCCTACTGATACCACCTACGTGTTCAAAGAAATGGTGCTGCTCAATCCGGAAGCACAACCCAAAGTAACCGACTATGCGGTATGGAATAACGAAGGGGATTACACAAAACAGACTTTTGAGGGAAACAAACTGCTCATTTTAATTCAAAATGTAGAAAAAACTAACGTGAATGCAATTGCAGAAATTAATTCACTCGTAAAATCGCTGAAGGGAGCCAATATTGAACCCATCATTCTGACATCTGCGGATGAAGCCACATTTGAGGCTTTCAGGCACGAATTGCAACTGGGAGTGCCTTATTATTTTACAGATGCTACTGTAATGAAAAGCATGAGCCGTACTAATCCCGGGCTAATTTTAATGAAAAATGGCAATATTAAAGGTAAATGGCCAGCTGCTTCACTTCCGGATGCGGAAAAAATTAAAGAACTTGTAGCTGGGTAG
- a CDS encoding YciI family protein: MPDSSLQQYVIIAYDGTDVDALQRRFAVRDKHLETVRKLKAEGRFIEGGAILDENGKMTGSVAFVAFPSRTELDTWLNNDPYVTGNVWQKIEIKPFRCVTL; the protein is encoded by the coding sequence ATGCCTGATTCATCTTTACAACAATATGTAATTATTGCCTATGATGGCACTGATGTGGATGCGCTGCAAAGGCGGTTCGCAGTACGGGATAAACACCTGGAAACAGTCAGGAAATTGAAGGCAGAGGGCCGTTTTATTGAAGGAGGTGCTATACTGGATGAAAATGGAAAAATGACAGGATCTGTTGCATTTGTGGCTTTTCCTTCCAGAACTGAATTAGATACTTGGTTAAACAATGATCCTTATGTGACTGGAAATGTATGGCAGAAGATTGAAATAAAACCTTTCCGCTGTGTTACATTATAA
- a CDS encoding DUF3244 domain-containing protein, which yields MRLSIKFLRSAWVVCTAFASLAFYGNPVQATALNSSAIHTPADTMDASKKMRVVFIPNSTYKNFKIGIESNVKTDVNIQVINQKGMVVYSDLIENVSKKLEEVDFSFLKKGEYTVKVTNQQDAYTKTLVIP from the coding sequence ATGAGACTATCTATTAAATTTTTGCGCAGTGCATGGGTAGTGTGTACTGCTTTCGCCTCACTCGCCTTTTATGGAAATCCGGTACAGGCAACTGCATTGAACTCTTCTGCTATTCATACACCTGCTGATACGATGGATGCTTCTAAAAAAATGCGGGTGGTTTTTATTCCTAATTCAACCTATAAAAATTTTAAGATTGGCATTGAAAGCAATGTAAAAACAGATGTGAATATTCAAGTGATCAATCAGAAAGGAATGGTCGTTTATTCAGATTTGATAGAGAATGTTTCTAAAAAGCTGGAAGAAGTAGATTTTTCTTTCCTCAAAAAGGGAGAATACACAGTAAAAGTGACAAATCAGCAGGATGCGTATACAAAAACATTAGTAATACCTTAA
- a CDS encoding pyridoxal phosphate-dependent aminotransferase, translating into MITRSTRLNQVAYDIRGKIYEQSQALVQQGHQVLSLHIGDPAPFHFPVPDHIVERMAAHLRDGQGYGDAIGLDEARAAIRAEYSARGIKGIRMEDVYTGNGVSELAMISLQALLNDGDEVLVPTPDYPLWSSAVHLYGGKCVYYRCDASSDWYPDVEDMERHITSRTKGIVLINPNNPTGAVYPAEVLQQIVKLAEKYNLIIFSDEIYDKILYDGAKHTSIAALNTKALCLTFSGLTKNYRIPGFRAGWMVISGNVSAARDYIGGINLLANLRVCSNLPAQYGIKAALEGYQHINDLIAPDGRLQQQRDLCYQKISQIPGLHCVKPMGAFYLFASIDLPKFNLNNDYEFVYTLLTEEKVLIVQGTGFNYYRDDHFRVVFLPEAAYLETALDRIASFLERKRVSKAISVK; encoded by the coding sequence ATGATCACACGCAGCACACGACTCAACCAGGTAGCGTACGACATTCGTGGAAAAATCTATGAACAGTCGCAGGCACTGGTACAACAAGGACATCAGGTGCTGAGCCTCCACATCGGAGATCCCGCTCCTTTTCATTTTCCTGTTCCAGATCACATTGTAGAACGCATGGCAGCCCATCTGAGAGATGGCCAAGGCTATGGCGATGCAATTGGTTTAGATGAGGCGCGAGCGGCAATCCGGGCAGAATATTCAGCCAGGGGAATTAAAGGTATACGTATGGAAGATGTGTATACAGGGAATGGGGTAAGTGAACTGGCGATGATTAGTTTGCAGGCATTGCTAAACGATGGTGATGAAGTATTGGTGCCTACCCCAGATTATCCATTGTGGTCATCAGCAGTGCATCTGTATGGAGGAAAATGTGTGTATTACCGGTGCGATGCTTCTTCAGATTGGTATCCGGATGTGGAGGATATGGAGCGGCATATTACCTCCCGTACCAAAGGTATAGTCCTGATTAATCCAAATAATCCGACAGGCGCTGTATATCCGGCTGAAGTGTTGCAGCAAATTGTGAAACTTGCGGAGAAATACAACCTGATTATTTTTTCGGATGAGATTTATGATAAGATCCTGTATGATGGAGCGAAACATACTTCGATTGCCGCCCTGAATACAAAAGCGCTTTGCCTTACTTTCAGCGGCCTTACCAAAAATTACCGTATTCCTGGTTTTCGTGCCGGCTGGATGGTCATTAGTGGAAACGTTTCAGCAGCCAGAGATTATATCGGAGGTATAAACCTGCTGGCAAATCTACGGGTGTGCAGCAATCTGCCTGCTCAGTATGGCATTAAAGCAGCATTAGAAGGATACCAGCACATTAATGATTTAATTGCCCCCGACGGAAGGCTACAACAACAACGGGATTTATGTTACCAGAAAATCAGCCAGATTCCAGGCTTGCATTGTGTAAAACCGATGGGGGCCTTCTATCTGTTTGCCAGCATTGATCTGCCCAAATTTAATCTCAATAATGATTATGAGTTTGTATATACCTTACTTACAGAAGAAAAAGTGCTGATTGTACAAGGAACCGGATTTAACTATTACCGGGATGATCATTTCCGGGTTGTATTTCTGCCGGAAGCTGCATACCTGGAAACTGCACTTGACCGTATCGCTTCTTTTCTGGAAAGAAAACGGGTAAGTAAGGCTATTTCTGTAAAATAA
- a CDS encoding glutamine--tRNA ligase/YqeY domain fusion protein, whose protein sequence is METKEERSLNFLEEIIEEDLKAGKYTSIATRFPPEPNGYLHLGHAKSICLNFGLTHRYGGRTNLRFDDTNPVTEEVEYVESIKNDVKWLGFQWAEELYASDYFEQLYEFAVTLIKKGLAYVDDSTSEEIAKQKGTPTTPGTDNPYRSRSIEENLRLFEDMKDGKFKDGEKVLRAKIDMAHINMHMRDPIMYRIKHAHHHRTGDTWKIYPMYDFAHGQSDAIEQITHSICTLEFIPHRELYDWFIRNLEIFPSKQIEFARLNLTYTAMSKRKLLQLVNEKFVNGWDDPRMPTISGMRRRGYTPESIREFCDKIGIAKRENLIDVGLLEFCVREHLNKIATRRMVVFEPIKVVLTNYPKGQVEMLEGEDNPEDENSVTRQMPFSGELYIEQEDFMENPPKKYFRLSPGQMVRLKSAYIIKCEEVVKDASGQITELRCSYIPESKSGSDTSGINVKGTLHWVSIQHAIPVEVRLYDRLFKAEDLAEAEGDFKDHINQNSLQILPVVYAEPAIKEAKTKDRYQFLRKGYFCIDPDSTADKLIFNRTVTLRDTWAKEMNK, encoded by the coding sequence ATGGAAACCAAAGAAGAAAGAAGTTTAAACTTTCTGGAAGAGATTATTGAAGAAGACCTAAAGGCAGGAAAATATACCTCAATTGCTACCAGATTCCCTCCGGAACCTAATGGGTATCTGCACTTAGGTCATGCCAAAAGCATATGCCTGAATTTTGGCCTGACCCACAGATATGGAGGTCGAACTAACCTGCGTTTCGACGATACCAACCCGGTTACGGAGGAAGTTGAATATGTGGAGAGCATCAAGAATGATGTAAAATGGCTGGGTTTCCAATGGGCAGAAGAATTATATGCCTCTGATTATTTCGAACAATTGTATGAATTTGCGGTAACGCTGATCAAAAAAGGACTGGCCTATGTAGATGATAGCACCAGTGAAGAAATTGCCAAACAGAAGGGTACGCCTACCACACCCGGCACCGATAATCCCTACAGGAGCAGAAGCATAGAAGAAAACCTGCGCCTGTTTGAAGATATGAAAGACGGAAAATTTAAAGATGGAGAAAAGGTACTTAGGGCAAAAATAGATATGGCCCACATTAATATGCACATGCGTGATCCGATTATGTACCGCATTAAACATGCCCACCATCACCGCACTGGCGACACCTGGAAAATTTATCCAATGTACGATTTTGCGCATGGGCAGAGTGATGCCATCGAACAAATTACCCATAGCATTTGTACGCTCGAATTTATTCCGCACCGGGAATTATATGACTGGTTTATCCGCAACCTGGAAATATTTCCTTCCAAACAAATTGAGTTTGCCAGGTTAAACCTGACGTATACCGCCATGAGCAAACGGAAACTGCTGCAACTGGTGAACGAAAAATTTGTAAATGGCTGGGATGACCCCCGGATGCCCACCATCAGTGGCATGCGCAGAAGAGGTTATACGCCGGAAAGTATCCGGGAATTTTGTGATAAAATTGGTATTGCCAAGCGGGAAAACCTGATTGATGTAGGCTTGCTGGAATTCTGCGTACGGGAACACCTCAATAAAATTGCCACCAGACGGATGGTCGTGTTTGAGCCCATTAAAGTTGTGCTGACTAATTATCCCAAAGGCCAGGTAGAAATGCTGGAAGGCGAAGATAATCCGGAAGATGAGAACTCAGTCACCAGGCAAATGCCATTCAGTGGAGAATTATACATCGAACAGGAAGATTTTATGGAGAATCCGCCTAAGAAATACTTCCGTCTGTCGCCAGGACAAATGGTACGCCTGAAAAGTGCCTACATCATTAAATGTGAGGAAGTAGTAAAAGATGCTTCCGGGCAAATTACTGAATTGCGTTGCAGTTATATTCCGGAAAGTAAAAGCGGTTCCGATACAAGCGGCATCAATGTAAAAGGAACCCTGCACTGGGTAAGTATTCAGCATGCCATCCCGGTAGAAGTGCGTCTCTATGACCGTTTGTTTAAAGCAGAGGATTTAGCGGAAGCGGAAGGTGATTTTAAAGATCATATTAATCAGAATTCTTTGCAGATATTGCCAGTTGTGTATGCGGAACCTGCCATAAAAGAAGCCAAAACGAAAGATCGTTATCAGTTCCTTCGAAAAGGATACTTCTGTATAGACCCTGATTCAACAGCAGATAAGCTCATATTCAATCGCACGGTTACTCTGAGAGATACCTGGGCCAAGGAAATGAATAAATAA